cattagtcgcctcttacgacaagctgagtcgccttttatggcaagcatggtttgctgaaggcctattctaccccgggagcGTTCTGCTGGGGGAAATAAATGGTTTCTGCCCGTGCACATTTGTCTATTCCGAGGAAGATCtataaaaccattcaatatatctcaccaaacttggcacatagatgggtctggtggtgtactggtgccttttggtagcgTTAGAAGtttgaattaaatattttgggcgtttccatggcaacacgaTTGACTTCGACACAAATTGGCTGTAgtgttcttttccggagcagaacttttaACCGTTCACcgtttcttcaccaaatttcGTACATACGCATATCTAATGGTGAACAGgcgccttttggtagttttggtcGAATGTGTTGAGGTTAATCATTGAAGCTACCCTAAAATATTCATCCCTCAAAACTAGAGCACAACAGCAAAAGTCCTATAGGTGATAGGCTTTGAATGAATCACCGTATGTTTAAATTGAGCGTTGGATGGAATGATATCGTAATATATGATTAAGGCGTTCATTTGTAAACCTTGTTTTAATTCCAGGTGTAACAAGGTGAAGCCATGTTATTGCTTGATTATTGTTCTAAAGACCTGGGGTagaattaagaaatacagtccattctaccaccatgtatagtgtaataaagcacactgataaagtattgtcggcgcctttgatctttcactgaaacatcttagaataggccttcagcaacccatacttgccataaaaggcgactatacttgtcgtaagaggcgactaacgagatcgggtggtcagactcgctgacttggttgacacatgtcatcggttcccagttgcgcgtatcgatgttcatgttgtttgtcactggactgtctggtccagactcgattattaacagactgctgccatatagctggaatattgctgtgtgcggcgtaaaactaaactcactcactcactcaatttaacGGACCAGTTATCTTTACATGTGGCATTTTTGTAACGttacaaagtgatatttaagTAGATATAATGCTATATAACGATCCCATGAAAATTTACAAGCCAGTAGGGCCAGGtgtctgtggagatttactacCACGACAGGATTTCTACTAGTCACGGGCCAGCGGACCAGAGGCTATTTCGTTGctcatgtgtttgtatgtgttattttAGAAGGCAGATGAACAATTCACTGACAGAATGTATCGTTAAGTGGTGTTAAGATACATAAAGCCACAACACAGGTGCATATAATGCTAAAAACAGTCATTAAGGTATATACTATCACTAACGGGGGTCTTAAAAACTATCCTTTCATAAAGATTTATGACCCCGCTATTGACAAcacataccttgatggcagtatttagcgttacaagccccgGTGGATAAAGCTGGACGGATGTGTTTGCATGTGGGTGATGAGGACTGGGTGCTCTGTGAGCAGGTTCTTGTGGGTTTGGGTTTGTCTGTGGTTGAAGTAtgtctttttgttgttgaatGGCGTTCCGTTGGTTGTAcccatttcatttcttttttagtgcgtgagtgagttgaggtttaCGTCGTACTCAGCAATACCGCAGCTGTATTggggcggtctgtaataatcgagtctggatcagtcaatccagtgatcaataccacgagcatcgatctgcgcaatgatgagccgatgacatgtgtcaaccaagtcagcgagcctgacaacccgatcccgttagtcgcctcttataacaagcagagtcaccttttatggcaagcatgacttgctgaagacctattctaccccggacccttCAGGGATCTCCAACAGTTAAAATGATGATCCAGTATACATGATGGGCAATCAATAGTTCTAGCAGACTAGATCATGACATGCCGAGCAGGCCTATAGAAAGAATTGGTATTACAACTAATTACAGACGAACACTTTGTTAGCATACAGTATTCGAAACGTTTATGTTGGAAAGCttgtagactaacagctagtctctgaaatgaacatattatactgaaaaaaaacgttcatagtgaaaaaaatatataatgaaacggagccctgagactttcttcattttcagaagctatgaaaatctagacttgccacattttctagacttgcgtgggctttcttggctatatatacttcagggtctgtacgacagactagaaAGCTTGAAAAGGTGGCATAATCTTGTTAAACGCGtttctaaaaatatttatttgatcGTTGTTTTTATTTGGATAGCCAAGTATTAAACGTCTTGTTTTCTCAATTTTGAGTTTTATTTGTGCTTTGACATGTAGCCAGTTTTCATGGGTTTTTCATATAGCGTTGACCATGCTGCAAGACCAGAATAGATGGATAATTGTTTCTACACCTTCGGAGCAAAAGTACACTTCCTAGTGTCTTTATATCctttcttttctcaaaataagtTTGCTGGCAAGATATGGCGTAAAGGTCTGTATTGGAACCATTGTAGTTTAATATTTTATCTTTCGTGCATCTGAAGGGAACAATATTCTAAAGTGGTCAGTCATTATATATACTGTAGTCGTATAAAATTTTTAGTTCCCATTTCGATGAATGTTGATTTATCAAACAGAGCCCTGAAATTATAGTTTTGTATACGTATTGCGTCCCCTTTACATGCTTATAAAGGTGTAGCGTATATCGAAGTAGAACAGGGCTTTGTTTTTACGTCTGTGATGGTATTTTGCATGTATTGTTTAACGGAGCAAATAAGACCCTAATATTTgtgagtttttgtttttatgtcaAACACTTCTAGAAACGTTTCAAATTTAAAGACATTACCATTATTATCAGTCAAATCATTAATCTAGCTCGTAAACCGTTTTGCACTCTACCATAATATTTTaattatactatatattttcaataagTCTTTTATTATCACTCTTTTTCAGAGCATAATTCAAGCTGAGATGAAAAGTCCCGCCAGGCTGAAACGACAtgtttttaataaatatttcttaTCTAAGGAAGAATTTTATCTGTCAAGTGTTTACAACTATGCTCAAATATATTACCATATTTTACCTTTGGGAAATTCAAAATGAAAAGATTACACCATTTAGCAGGGTGTGAAGGCAACGTCTTTTCAAGGACAAATTTTGCCATTGTATTGTACCTTTTACGTTGGGCATATAAATCCCTCCATCtttgttaccactaattatctGCTTTCATTTTGTCTTATCAGGTGTACTCTTTCAAATAAATTCGTAGCAATTTCGCTGAAATGCATTTATAACATCATTTCTTGGATTAGGAACAGAACCAAAGAGGTGATTTAGTTTTGGAATGATTAATGATTTTAGAACTATATTTCTACCGAAGGTAAGGCTGACCAGATATACATTGGTGTTTCACATGCCTTAAGCTTTTCTGTGTCGTTTACTTCGACTGTATCGTCAATATCCAGCATAAATGTTATACCATATATAGGTTCAAGGACGTTTGGCCACAGTAAAGATTCTTTTGAGGACAAAGTCTCATTGGCGCACGCTTATTTGATCCTATCCATTTGAGCCTTGTTTTTTCGATTTTAATTTTTAGTCCTGAAAATCCAAAACACTGAAAACTGCAAAAAGGCAATGTTCAATACAAGTTGTGTCAACAGCAAACTGGTGAAGTAAGTATTCTACATTGCCAATATTTATATCcttcatatatttttattattgctTATCAATATAGCAAGTATTTCCGCAgattgaataaatatatatggcGAGAGAGGGTCCTTTAGATATATTAAACATTGCGGGACCATATCCGATTCCCCCCTACAAGGTTTTAAACAATTTTCTAATAGAAGTTACCAAATTGAAAAATGACAACGTTTCATCTATAAATGTTCAATCCACACCGTTTTCAAGGAAAAGTAGATCAGGTATTAGGTGGGTTTCTGTGTATTCGAGAAGACCATATACCTACAAACATAAAACCTTTCTGGTCTTCATTGATCAGTATATTAAGAACTATGTTTATCCGTCTAGAGACTGATTTTATCGTGTTTATTTCTTCCAACCTATGACTGAGAGTATCAAGTTCTTTCATTAATTcagttttaatttcatgatcaCTTGTTTGGTCCATTTTGCTTGTAATTTCTTCTGATAGTTTCATGACACTATTTTCCTCTTACAGTCTTTTTCGTTCCATATATGATGAGTATCTAATTGTTTCTCCTCGTATCAATAGCAGCAATGTTTCAGTACCATGGTACCATGGTACTGGCCTATTGAGATGCTAGAGCTTGACGGCATGCCGACGGGACCGTAGATCTGTAGTGGAGAAGATGGTGTTCCTGCAAAATTGGGAAGGGGAGAGGTAATTCACAATGTATATTGGCTGGTTTCCTTCTTTGAATTTCTATGTTGTCTATAACTTTCTTTTTTCCCAATTATTAAAACGGATAGTTTTGGTTTGTTGTCGGGCTTTTAAGATGTCATGTCCGAGATCTTGTCTTCTTTCGTTCGGATGATTATAGGGTGAAatgtatggaatccgagaagggacattgcgacaacgcgacaatgtcccttatCGGATTCCATAGAAATGTCTTTCCTGCTTATGTCTCCACAGGTGAGCCCtgaccatcaccaacatgaAATAAGACGCTACACTCCCATCCCGTGTCATCGTTTACTGCATCAACAGTCTGGGTCAGTACATGTACCACAGGGCGGAACAACATTGAAGTACCAGTTGCAGATCTGACCTTTTATGTCGAACACAAGAGCtggaacagaaaaatgatttgaatACTGAGTGCGCGAGTTTCACGCCgctgtaagcaatattccagatatgtcACGACGGGGGGAAGGGGcgggcaccagaaatgagcttcacacattttgccgGCGTAAGGGATCGAACCTTCGTCGGCTTGACgggcgaacgccttaaccactgggAAGGTATTGGTTACTAGTTGACTGGccttttgtttaacgccgcactcagcaatatcagtaAAACATAATGGTATATGGATCAGACCaaccagggatcaacagcatgaatctGATAGTCACAtatcacgacaagcatgggttacagaagagtgagtgagttgtacgccagttttagcaatattccaactatattcTGGCgggtggacatcagaaatggatttcacacattgtacccatgtttgggagtcgaacccaggtcttcggcgtgacgagcggacgctttaaccaacaggctaccctaccgcccctagTTACAGAAGACCATGGGTTGGTGCTACATTGATGCCGAAAACGGTTGTCCCAAAATACCATTGAAGTTTTGAATTCAGGAGGGGTTGAGGGGCTTGGTTCCAGGACAGGATCCGTCTATGATATCCAATCACATATGTAATTTGACTCTATGGCGGTTTGTCGTGACAAAGTTGTCAGTATGTGATAGTTTGTATCCGTTCCACGTCAGCAACGAGGGCGTAAAGTCAAACGTAAGAGCAACAAGTCTGCTAATGGTCATCTCAAAAACGTTTATCACTAAATTCGAACTATGGCTGGTATCTGAATCATCTGAGAGTACAGATATGACAGTACGAGTGGCGGTTGGACCATCAAATGTTTGGCATCTTTTTGTGGCAAACAGACTGTAGTGACTTACACGGGGGGCAAAAGTTGTGTCCCAAGAAGAATCCTTTGTGACAGGTGTAGTAGGTTTTACAGCCGTTGATGTAGTCGGGATATCTTTGGTCTTCTTTGTGAATGCAGTTTTCAACATCAGCGCATGGCCAGAACCCGTCACTGGGGCTGGTGGTAAAGATAGATTGCCCAAAACATAGGAAAGGAGCAGTTTCAATGTCAATTGCGTGTAATTGTTCCTGTGTATGATCATTCCAAGAGTTGGAAGTGAATAGGTTTAGTTTtctgccgcactcagcaatattccagctatatggcggcggtctgtaaataatcgagtctggaccagacaatcaagtgatcgacagcatgagcatcgatatgcgcaatggaaaaccgatgacatgtatcaaccaagtcagcgagcttgaccacccgatcccgttagtcgcttcttatgacaagcatagtcgccttttatggcaagcatgagttgctgaaggcctattctaccccgggaccttcaggggtcaaCACCCGTAGAACAAAATATCTAGCTGGATAGTTAGTTTGCTTGGttattttatatttctttttttatatttaaattttatttGTGAATCCCTGTTACAATAAAAACTAAGCAGCCAGGTGACTGCTCATTAGGATATTATATAGTTCATTAAGTCGTCTTTGTTATACAAAACATAAAAACCGTTTAAAATAAAACTCGGCTTTGCAgcttttgtttgcttgtttgtttgtttgtttgcagcaTTAACTCTgcgatattccaacaatatgtgattgcggtcagtaaataatcgaatcggACCGGAGAATCCCTTGATCAACACCAAGAGCATCGACCTACGGGATGTATGGGATAAGATGACAGGCATCAgctaagtcagtgaacctgaccacccaattacgttagtcgcctcttactactgCTGAAagacccaagtcagcgagtagGATCATCCACCGCTTTGCAgctacacatgtcatcggttcccaaatgcgtagatagattctcatgatgttgatcactggaatgcctggtccagactcgattatttacagaccgccacacAGCTGGTTTACTTTCCGATTAATCTGACAGAAAACAACCATTTTTTTTTACCAATTTCTGGTTTTGGTTTAGTTTAGCtgttgtttaacaatattctagtttacggcggcggtctataaataatgaaagcaggaccagacaatccagtgattaacatcttgAGCATCTATCTACCCAATTTGGATACGAAAGCATACGTAAACCattgtgcctgaccacccggccCCAACagtcctcttacgacaaacaagggctgctgaagaccaatgttCCAACCCAGGTCTTTACGACAATGTACTCAACACTGGCTAGAGATTTAGTGTGATCATGAAGGTATTTGTCTTCATTATGTTTTCTCAACAATATGTTTACGCAAAACGTCATAATGATACTGCGTCATAATGACGCCATCAAGTCAGAATGCATCCATATATGGTAGTACCTTGCATGCAACATTGCGGAGAAGACGACCTGAAGAAAAGAGGCATAATTACTCACGTCACGCATCTCGCTTGGTCAGGATCGAACACATCTGAAGTGTTACACACGATTTCCGTTGCCACTCCGTAGTAACAGCTAACGTATGAGAAGcaggtgtattcatatataccATTTGGTTGGCCAGTACAGTCCAGTCCGACGGTCACTGGAATGTTTAATTGTACTGAACACAATGTTCACGCCTAAGACGCAGATTTGCAGTGGTACCGAGAGTAATGTGATGGAAGAAAACAATTGCAGATGTAACGTCAGATGAAGAAGAGCagaagttttatgccgcttttaacaatattccagcaatatcaggacggggacaccagaaatcggcttcacacattgtatcttgtggggaatcgaacctgagtcttcggTATAACGAacaaacggtttaaccactgggctaccccacggcCCCTTAGTTAATAGTGTGCTAGTCTAGGTGACTTCATGTTACATGCTTGGACTCAAATGACCATAAGGCTACCCACTGCTCCTTTAGAATTTCGAGCGATGCGTTGTAAACTGGCTTCCCTGTGCAATTACAGTCAAAACTGTTCCGTATACACATCCCCACACTTGTCTATATGCTCCCACCCCTAAATTggttcatcacttgcttgattgTGGACTTAGAGCCTACACCGAAATGTAGCTCTCACTGTAAAAATGAATCGGCCCATTCATACTGTGTTATCCTCCCTTGAACGATGTCAGGATCCGATTATCTCGGGATGGAATTTCCGTCTATTCTCATTTTGATCCTTGGTTTGATAGCTTCGTTACCCAACTCACTGATTCCAAATCCCAATACCCTCTCAAATATGTAACGACTAACTGTGTTCTCGTTTTCACCTTATAAAAACCTACCTGCAATGGTTCCCAGCAGAACGGCCCAGAACATCATGTCTGAAATCTTAAGTTGAATTACAACAGATAACTACAAGGATGAGTATGTCTGCCCTTCATAGGAAGGCAAGCGAGAGTGCAGTTGTGAAGTGAGATAAGACAAGCACCTGTTACGAGGTTCCTACAATCCCATTTACCACGAACAGTGTAACGTTGGGAGACAGTACATCTTGTTTTTGGAACATGGTCAAGGTGGATAGAGATATCTGTAAAAGAACTAATTAACCTCGGTGCACCATTTGTGATTGAgcttggttttacaccgcttttaacaatattccaacaatatcacggcgctggactccagaaatgggcttcactcattttacccgtgtcgggaatcgaacccgggtcttttgcatggcaagcgaacgctttaaccactaggctaccccactgccgcGGTGCCCCAGTACCTGCTGGTAGTTACAGACACCAAAGAGAAAGTAGCACCCGTTTCCAACTGTATGTGTTGTACGAAGTTGTTAAGGATAAAACGTCACTAGTAAGTAACCAGACTCTACTATTTGCCCCAGAGAGGTTTTCCAACTAAATGCaagcggtctgtgaataattattCCTGGGCCAGACATGCCTGTGATCAGccgtatgagcatcgatctacgcaaatggtaCACAAtggcatgcgtcaaccaagtcggcgacaTTAACCACGCGATCCCGTCCCCTGAGGACAAGCATGTGTCGCTGAACACtaattctagcccggatctacAGGAGTTGCGTGTTCCCACTACGTTTGGGTTTAATACAGTTATAAATGTGCATACTTATATTAAATACACCACATTtgtccgtctcacagtccctgggCTATATTATTATTACCTTCAGTCCAAACCTCCCAGAGACGttaagccctaaatgaagcaagtctagaatggtCCAGGTTCGTCTCCATGGGgctcattttcaatttaaatggtttTATGTGTTACAAacaacattatatatattcagagtctAGGCATTAGTCTAACACCGTGTCTACTAGAAATTGGTCAGTTATAACACGCTATTGATTTCATCGGTTATCTGAGTGCTCAGATGGGCCTCGGATGGCGTTTATTTCCTGACATGGTTAATTTTGGAAAATACTGTTCCTTCTAGTGGTGCCTGAATGACGTAATAATGTAACAGGTGCGGGTCTTATCTAGTTTCACCACACATGTTTCTTACCACAAGACACAGGCGTTCGGACTGTTAGTTACACGAAGCTACTGAATATGTCCTCCGGACCAAGCATGTTGTTCTGGACTGTTCTGCTCGGCGTCATTGCAGGTACGTATTTTACCTGTTACTGCTACTATGACTACATCGACATGCTTCAAACCTTAAAAGGTGTTCGTCACACCGAATTTCAGTTTATTCGAAACACAACCTTTGGTTTGATAAACCCGAATCCACTTtcgtcaaagttgactttcctGTGAAAGTAACCTGTCAcgaatatatactggacaaaaataagTAAGGGATATTGGtaattttatgattgatatcttATCATTGTGTCAATGAATAACTACATCAATATTAATAATTACAAAATTTATATATATGCCTAACTAATATCCAGTATATATGCCTGAATCATTCAGAAATGTGATGCAAAAAAATCGCATTTACCCCAAGTACCCGCATTGTCCGGAATACAGTACCCTGTCAGACTCTGTGACTGAGTTTAATGCACCCTATTCAAATATTGTGTAGACTATACTTATGATGaaaatcactgtattgtctggtccagactcggttatttactgGTAGCCGTACAATAGCTTGaaatttgctgagtgtggcgtttggcaacatataaacatatatataactatatGATATATCACATACATCATTGATCTTACCACTACAGCTAACGCCCAGATTCTACCCATGTTCTTTTCTCCAGCTACAACAGCTGCTTATTCTCCTATCTTTGATATGACAGCTATTTCTTCTCCTACCACCAATACAGCTTCTTCTCCTCCATTCCCATGTGGCTGCAACAATCCTCACCATGACAGCCACTACATCCCCACCATGACAGCCACTACATCCCCACCATGACAGCTACTACATCCCCACCATGACAGCCACTACATCCCCACCATGACAGCCACTACATCCCCACCATGACAGCCACTACATCCCCACCATGACAGCCACTACATCCCCACAGCCACTACATCCCCACCATGACAGCCACTACATCCCCACCATGACAGCTACTACATCCTCACCATGACAGCTACTACATCCCCACCATGACAGCTACTACATCCCCACCATGACAGCTACTACATCCTCACCATGACAGCTACTACATCCTCACCATGACAGCTACTACATCCTCACCATGACAGCTACTACATCCTCACCATGACAGCTACTACATCCTCACCATGACAGCTACTACATCCCCACCATGACAGCTACTACATCCTCACCATGAGAGCTACTACATCCCCACCATGACAGCTACTACATCCCCACCATGACAGCCACTACATCCTCACCATGACAGCTACTACATCCCCACCATGACAGCCACTACATCCCCACCATGACAGCCACTAAATCCCCACCATGACAGCTACTACATCCCCACCATGACAGCTACTACATCCCCTAAAATTACAACTATTACATCCCCTACATTGACAGCAACTACATACCCTACCTAGACAGATACTACATCCCCACCATGACAGCCACTACATCCTCACCATGACAGCAACTACACCCCCTACCTTGACAGATACTACATCCACTACCTTGACAGATACTACACCCCCACATTGACAGCAACTACACCCCCTACCTTGACAGTAACTACATCACCTACATTGACAGTTACTACATCCCCTACATTGACAGTTACTACATCCCCTACCTTAACAGCTACTACATCCCCTACACTGACAGCAACTACATCACCTACAATGACAGCTACTACATCACCTACATTGACAGCTACTACATCACCTACATTGACAGTTACTACATCTCCTACATTGACAGCAACTACATCCCCTACACTGAC
The window above is part of the Haliotis asinina isolate JCU_RB_2024 chromosome 1, JCU_Hal_asi_v2, whole genome shotgun sequence genome. Proteins encoded here:
- the LOC137298986 gene encoding uncharacterized protein is translated as MMFWAVLLGTIAVTVGLDCTGQPNGIYEYTCFSYVSCYYGVATEIVCNTSDVFDPDQARCVTPSDGFWPCADVENCIHKEDQRYPDYINGCKTYYTCHKGFFLGHNFCPPSLVFDIKGQICNWYFNVVPPCGTCTDPDC